In a single window of the uncultured Dysgonomonas sp. genome:
- a CDS encoding RagB/SusD family nutrient uptake outer membrane protein: MKKIIFIIGAILLFTGCDSFLDSESYTKKNTGNFPKTLDDANKMITAIYSTMSQAISNPQHTLFYMSELASDERFGGGGENDKDMQGLDHFMNTAPSRFGTFWTARYQGIFRANMALETLENCTGWESDAQKNQYYGEAYFMRALFYFEMVQMFGEVPLVLKTEAENLPKSPADAIYAQIASDLQQAISLMYDKAYTETQSGHATKWAAQALMARVFLFYTGYYNKTDLPTNDGSISKDQVISWLDNCIANSGHGLVGDFRNLWPYTNSYTVEEYAYTKGKGLMWADDGNKETVFAVKFGTTVDWGDTYQLGYSNQYVLHFGLRSNNGGEDTFPFGQGWGAGPVNSKLWNDWRAQEPTDPRRVASILNVEDELTKYIYGADKQMEETGFWQKKYIPITAHDPDGGALVASYAVLKEKANPNLQICHMQDLVLIRFADILLMHSELKQDNTGLNKVRARVGLPIVGYSLEALKRERRWELAFEGQRYFDIMRWHDAPQLLAQQEGAAIKNRGVDAVMKVFGGGYKARYEATGGFWPIPESQIALSNGVLTQNKGWGTSDVEYPGW, translated from the coding sequence ATGAAAAAGATCATATTTATAATAGGCGCCATATTGTTATTTACCGGCTGTGACAGTTTTTTAGATTCAGAAAGTTATACAAAAAAGAATACTGGTAACTTTCCTAAAACGCTGGACGATGCCAATAAGATGATTACAGCTATTTACTCTACAATGAGCCAGGCTATATCCAATCCTCAACACACTCTATTCTATATGTCTGAGTTAGCTTCTGATGAACGATTTGGAGGAGGTGGCGAAAACGATAAAGATATGCAGGGACTGGATCACTTCATGAATACTGCACCAAGTCGTTTCGGTACATTCTGGACAGCTCGCTATCAAGGAATATTCAGAGCAAATATGGCTTTGGAAACTTTGGAGAACTGTACAGGTTGGGAAAGTGACGCTCAGAAAAACCAGTATTATGGAGAAGCTTATTTCATGCGTGCATTATTCTATTTCGAGATGGTGCAGATGTTTGGTGAAGTTCCATTAGTACTTAAAACAGAAGCTGAAAATCTGCCTAAGTCACCGGCCGATGCCATATATGCCCAAATAGCCTCCGATCTGCAACAAGCTATTAGCCTGATGTATGATAAAGCATATACCGAAACTCAATCCGGCCATGCAACAAAATGGGCAGCACAGGCTCTTATGGCACGCGTATTTTTATTCTACACAGGCTATTATAACAAAACAGATTTGCCTACAAATGATGGATCGATTTCGAAAGATCAAGTTATATCATGGTTAGACAATTGTATTGCGAATAGCGGACACGGCTTAGTAGGAGATTTCAGAAACCTGTGGCCATATACAAATTCTTATACAGTAGAAGAGTATGCCTATACAAAAGGTAAAGGATTGATGTGGGCCGATGATGGTAACAAAGAAACTGTTTTCGCTGTCAAATTCGGAACAACTGTAGATTGGGGTGATACATATCAACTAGGATACTCGAACCAGTATGTCTTACATTTCGGTTTGAGAAGCAACAACGGAGGCGAAGACACTTTCCCATTCGGACAAGGTTGGGGTGCAGGCCCGGTAAACTCAAAACTATGGAATGATTGGCGAGCCCAGGAGCCAACCGATCCTCGCCGTGTAGCATCTATATTGAATGTAGAAGATGAATTGACGAAATACATATATGGCGCTGATAAACAAATGGAGGAAACCGGATTTTGGCAAAAGAAATATATCCCAATCACGGCACACGACCCTGATGGTGGCGCTTTGGTAGCATCGTATGCTGTACTGAAAGAGAAGGCAAATCCTAACCTACAGATATGTCATATGCAAGATTTGGTACTGATCAGATTTGCTGATATATTATTAATGCATTCCGAACTAAAACAAGACAATACAGGTCTCAATAAAGTTAGAGCCCGTGTAGGATTGCCTATCGTTGGTTATTCTTTAGAAGCCCTCAAGCGTGAACGCAGATGGGAATTAGCATTTGAAGGACAACGCTATTTTGATATAATGAGATGGCACGACGCTCCTCAATTATTAGCCCAGCAGGAAGGCGCCGCTATAAAAAACAGAGGTGTAGATGCTGTTATGAAAGTATTTGGTGGAGGTTACAAAGCCCGTTATGAAGCTACCGGCGGATTCTGGCCTATTCCTGAATCACAGATAGCATTATCGAATGGTGTATTAACTCAAAATAAAGGTTGGGGAACGTCTGATGTAGAATATCCTGGCTGGTAA
- a CDS encoding TonB-dependent receptor, producing the protein MKNMNYNQKKCRIRQYSQYGILLCLLFISPFSPIGAKPIVTESTQVRNDERIIKGVVKDVNGEALIGVSVKAKSTNVTTITDLNGNFEIKVQGSDALIFSYIGFNVLEVSTSGKDTLEVILHENTKELDEVVVVGYGVQKKKLTTGATIQVSGNDLQKLSTSSAIGAMQSQTPGVNITQSSGMPGEGFKVNIRGIGTTGNSNPLYVIDGVAGGDINLLNPSDIESIDVLKDAATSAIYGARAANGVILVTTKQAKAGKIQASYDGYVGWQNVYKMPSLLNAQQYMSIMNEIRFNEGTPLIDFASVVPNEYKAVQNGWNGTNWLDEIRNKNAVTQNHSINLTGGSETSKFAMGFSYSAQDGIIGKPVAPDYSRYTFRINSDHVLLKVKDFDAIKIGENLTYTHTTNAGIGIGNQYWNDIHNVLIATPLMPVYNSNGGYFDQPSKVATDWGLDGAMSNPIADMVYQRGLNKSKNYALQANTYVQIQPIKNLIFRSSFGYKQNSSSYRSYTPVYDLSTTNKNVEDRVVQNMGLGHNWTLDNTVSYAWNIEMKHNFDAVIGQSMEKWGMGEDLEAENRNSLFPGSWDHAWIGNTQGINSTNTRISGQPWGEGSIASFFGRVNYNFNETYMASVIMRTDGSSNFAKGNRWGYFPSVSLGWVPTNEAFMNGTKSWLDFFKLRASWGQNGNCNIDPFQYLATISFDTHNAYYWGNNKGQLINGGYPDILPNADVTWEKSEQWDIGFDSYFLNSRLGVIFDWYTKNTKDWLVRAPILASYGTGAPYINGGYIRNQGIEVAFNWNDKFSRDFRYGANFNFTYNKNEVIEIDNTEGIIHGPEHVLSQGTKEMFRAQVGYPIGYFWGYKTDGVFQNQAQINEYKAAGKGVLNGAQAGDLIFVDTNNDGTITDDDKVQIGNPNPKFKIGFSMNFEYKGVDLSFVAYGAFGHQIAKSYRSFADSPLQNYTTDIFDRWHGEGTSNKLPRLTSGSHSNWQNISDIYIEDADFLKLQNVTIGYDFKKLFPQMPLTQARLYFTAQNLFTITGYSGMDPEIGYGYSNETPWASGIDVGFYPSPRTYLVGVNLKF; encoded by the coding sequence ATGAAAAACATGAATTATAATCAAAAAAAGTGTAGGATAAGACAATATTCCCAATATGGTATATTGTTGTGTTTACTATTTATTAGCCCTTTCTCCCCTATAGGAGCAAAGCCTATTGTTACTGAATCTACTCAGGTCAGAAATGATGAAAGGATAATAAAAGGTGTTGTAAAAGATGTGAACGGCGAAGCCCTGATCGGCGTTAGTGTAAAAGCTAAAAGTACTAATGTTACTACAATTACGGATCTTAACGGAAACTTTGAGATCAAAGTGCAGGGCAGCGATGCTTTAATTTTTTCGTACATAGGCTTTAATGTCCTCGAAGTTAGTACCAGCGGAAAAGATACTTTAGAAGTTATATTGCATGAAAATACAAAAGAACTGGACGAAGTTGTAGTAGTAGGATATGGCGTTCAGAAGAAGAAACTGACTACCGGTGCCACTATACAGGTATCAGGTAACGATCTGCAAAAGTTAAGTACCAGTTCGGCAATAGGAGCTATGCAAAGCCAGACACCAGGTGTTAATATAACACAAAGTTCGGGTATGCCGGGCGAAGGCTTTAAGGTTAATATTCGTGGTATAGGTACAACCGGAAATTCTAACCCATTATATGTTATAGACGGAGTAGCAGGAGGAGATATCAATTTGTTAAATCCATCCGACATTGAATCAATCGACGTATTGAAAGATGCTGCTACCTCTGCTATCTATGGAGCCCGGGCTGCAAACGGGGTTATTCTGGTAACTACCAAACAGGCCAAAGCCGGAAAAATACAGGCAAGTTATGACGGATATGTTGGTTGGCAGAATGTTTATAAGATGCCTTCGTTGCTGAATGCTCAACAGTATATGAGTATCATGAATGAGATACGCTTCAATGAAGGTACTCCTCTTATCGACTTTGCCAGTGTGGTTCCTAATGAATATAAGGCAGTACAAAATGGATGGAACGGAACCAATTGGCTGGATGAAATAAGGAACAAAAATGCAGTCACTCAAAATCATTCCATCAATCTGACAGGCGGATCTGAAACATCTAAATTTGCTATGGGATTTTCCTATAGCGCACAAGATGGTATTATAGGTAAGCCTGTTGCACCAGATTATAGCCGTTATACTTTTCGTATCAATTCTGATCATGTCTTATTGAAAGTAAAAGATTTTGATGCTATAAAGATAGGTGAGAATCTGACTTATACTCATACCACAAATGCGGGTATAGGTATTGGAAATCAGTATTGGAACGATATTCATAATGTACTGATAGCAACCCCTTTGATGCCGGTATACAATAGCAATGGAGGTTATTTTGACCAACCGAGTAAGGTTGCGACAGATTGGGGGCTTGATGGAGCCATGTCTAACCCTATTGCAGATATGGTTTACCAAAGAGGTCTGAACAAGAGTAAAAATTATGCTCTACAAGCCAATACTTATGTGCAAATACAACCTATAAAGAACTTGATCTTCAGATCATCTTTTGGATATAAACAAAACTCCAGCTCTTATCGTTCCTACACCCCGGTATATGACCTGTCTACAACAAATAAAAATGTGGAAGACAGGGTGGTTCAGAATATGGGATTAGGACATAACTGGACTTTAGACAATACTGTATCGTATGCCTGGAACATTGAGATGAAACACAATTTTGATGCTGTGATCGGACAATCGATGGAAAAATGGGGTATGGGAGAAGATCTTGAAGCAGAAAACAGAAACTCACTTTTCCCTGGTTCTTGGGATCATGCCTGGATAGGTAATACACAAGGTATAAACTCAACAAACACACGTATTTCGGGGCAACCATGGGGCGAAGGATCAATTGCTTCATTCTTTGGCCGTGTTAATTATAACTTTAATGAAACTTATATGGCTTCAGTAATAATGCGTACTGATGGCTCATCAAATTTCGCAAAAGGAAACCGTTGGGGATATTTTCCATCTGTTTCATTGGGCTGGGTACCAACCAACGAAGCATTTATGAACGGAACTAAATCTTGGTTAGATTTCTTCAAGCTAAGAGCCAGTTGGGGACAAAATGGTAATTGTAATATAGATCCGTTCCAATATTTGGCAACTATATCATTTGATACTCATAATGCATATTATTGGGGAAACAATAAAGGTCAATTAATTAATGGTGGATATCCTGATATATTACCCAATGCAGATGTGACATGGGAAAAGTCAGAGCAGTGGGATATCGGTTTCGACTCCTACTTCTTGAATAGCAGGCTAGGTGTAATATTTGACTGGTATACAAAAAACACAAAAGACTGGCTGGTAAGAGCTCCGATATTAGCTTCATACGGAACAGGTGCTCCATATATAAATGGCGGTTATATAAGAAATCAAGGTATAGAAGTGGCTTTCAACTGGAATGATAAATTCTCCAGAGATTTCAGATACGGTGCTAATTTCAATTTCACATACAACAAAAATGAGGTAATTGAAATAGACAATACAGAAGGTATTATCCATGGTCCGGAACATGTGCTTAGCCAGGGAACGAAAGAAATGTTCAGAGCGCAGGTAGGTTACCCAATCGGATACTTCTGGGGATATAAGACTGATGGAGTATTTCAGAATCAGGCACAAATAAATGAGTATAAAGCAGCCGGTAAAGGTGTGCTTAACGGAGCTCAGGCCGGAGACTTGATCTTTGTCGACACCAATAATGACGGAACTATAACTGACGATGATAAAGTCCAGATAGGTAATCCTAATCCTAAGTTTAAAATAGGATTCAGTATGAATTTTGAATACAAAGGTGTAGACCTATCATTTGTAGCTTATGGCGCATTTGGCCATCAGATTGCAAAATCGTACCGATCGTTTGCCGACAGTCCGTTACAAAACTATACAACAGATATTTTTGATCGCTGGCACGGTGAAGGTACATCCAACAAATTGCCAAGACTGACAAGTGGCAGCCATAGTAACTGGCAAAACATATCGGATATCTATATCGAAGATGCTGATTTTCTAAAATTGCAGAATGTCACTATTGGTTACGATTTCAAGAAATTATTTCCTCAAATGCCATTAACTCAAGCAAGACTGTACTTCACTGCTCAAAACTTGTTCACCATTACAGGCTATTCAGGTATGGATCCTGAGATAGGCTATGGCTATTCGAACGAAACTCCTTGGGCTTCAGGTATCGATGTTGGATTTTATCCGAGTCCACGTACATATTTAGTTGGAGTTAATCTTAAATTTTAA
- a CDS encoding beta-mannosidase yields the protein MNLKKVILFFIASALVCFACTPKTENKQHFVSVKNGHFVIGDQPYYYIGTNFWYGAILGSEGQGGNRERLHKELDFMKSVGINNLRVLVGADGYAGQSVKVMPTLQLEPGVYNDTIFDGLDYLLAEMGKRNMHAVLFLNNSWEWSGGYGQYLEWAGEGNVPEKGVYDWPVFVEHVAKYADCDSCHTLFLNHVKHVMARTNRYTKTKYTDDATIMSWQVGNEPRAFSDEAKPLMAKWVKETTALMRSLDKNHLISIGSEGMWGCEMDMQLFEQMHADENVDYLTMHIWPKNWSWIDVKDIPGSVQTGINKTNEYMADHINIAQKLKKPIVMEEFGFPRDNHKYTLDDPTTARDKYYKNVFAQIVKSANQQGVFAGCNFWAWGGFARPAHTFWQPWDDYVGDPSQEEQGLNSVFDTDTTIEVIKKYAMQLNHITK from the coding sequence ATGAATTTAAAAAAAGTCATATTATTCTTTATCGCATCAGCACTGGTATGCTTTGCCTGTACACCAAAAACGGAGAATAAGCAACATTTTGTGTCGGTGAAAAACGGACATTTCGTAATCGGAGATCAGCCTTATTACTATATAGGAACTAACTTTTGGTATGGAGCCATACTTGGTTCAGAGGGTCAGGGTGGCAATAGAGAAAGGCTCCATAAGGAGTTGGACTTTATGAAATCTGTCGGAATCAACAACCTCCGTGTATTAGTAGGAGCAGATGGTTATGCCGGGCAATCAGTTAAAGTCATGCCTACTCTGCAGCTCGAGCCGGGTGTATATAATGATACCATATTCGATGGCTTGGATTACTTATTAGCTGAAATGGGGAAACGAAATATGCATGCAGTCTTATTCCTTAACAATAGCTGGGAATGGAGTGGGGGATATGGCCAGTATCTGGAATGGGCAGGAGAAGGCAATGTTCCCGAAAAGGGAGTTTATGATTGGCCTGTATTTGTGGAACATGTAGCAAAATATGCGGACTGCGATTCATGCCATACCTTATTTCTCAATCATGTAAAACATGTAATGGCACGGACAAACAGATATACTAAAACAAAATACACAGACGATGCCACAATTATGTCGTGGCAGGTGGGCAATGAACCCCGTGCATTTAGTGATGAAGCGAAGCCGCTAATGGCAAAGTGGGTGAAAGAGACAACAGCCTTGATGAGATCCTTAGATAAAAACCATCTTATATCGATCGGATCGGAGGGAATGTGGGGTTGTGAAATGGATATGCAACTATTCGAACAAATGCATGCTGATGAAAATGTAGACTATCTGACAATGCATATTTGGCCCAAAAACTGGAGTTGGATAGACGTCAAAGATATACCAGGTTCGGTGCAAACTGGTATTAATAAAACAAATGAATACATGGCTGATCATATAAATATAGCCCAGAAATTAAAAAAGCCGATAGTAATGGAAGAATTTGGTTTTCCACGCGATAACCACAAATATACGCTCGACGATCCTACTACAGCACGCGACAAATATTATAAAAATGTATTTGCGCAAATTGTAAAGTCAGCAAACCAGCAAGGAGTTTTTGCCGGTTGTAATTTCTGGGCATGGGGTGGATTTGCCCGGCCTGCGCATACCTTCTGGCAACCATGGGACGATTATGTAGGCGACCCATCGCAAGAAGAGCAAGGGTTAAACTCTGTATTTGATACTGATACAACGATAGAAGTAATAAAAAAATACGCAATGCAACTAAACCATATAACGAAATAA
- a CDS encoding glycosidase: MTELFNNRLEAVNNAYEKLIIQKNEPVLPGNGIYERYKYPVLTAEHAPILWRYDINPETNPYFMERFGINGTFNAGAIKWQGKYVMVVRVEGNDRKSFFAIAESPNGIDNFRFWEHPITMPETDDPDVNVYDMRLTAHQDGWIYGVFCTERKDPSAKPGDLSSAVAAAGIARTKDLKTWVRLSDLKSRSQQRNVVLHPEFVNGKYALYTRPQDGFIDAGSGGGIGWGLVNDITKAEVEDEKIINFRHYHTIKELKNGEGPHPIKTSKGWLHLAHGVRACAAGLRYVLYLYLTDLEQPDKLIAEPAGHLLAPIGEERVGDVSNVLFSNGWIADEDGTVYLYYASSDTRMHVATSSIDRLLDYCLNTVPDGYRSAKSVQEVNAIIDKNIEVYKSGI, from the coding sequence ATGACAGAATTATTTAATAACCGATTAGAGGCGGTTAACAATGCATATGAAAAACTCATTATACAAAAAAATGAGCCTGTATTGCCAGGTAACGGCATATATGAACGTTATAAATATCCGGTACTAACTGCTGAACATGCACCCATACTTTGGCGTTATGATATAAATCCTGAAACGAACCCATATTTTATGGAGCGTTTTGGTATTAATGGAACATTCAATGCCGGAGCAATAAAGTGGCAAGGCAAATATGTAATGGTTGTGCGTGTGGAAGGTAACGATCGCAAATCGTTTTTTGCAATAGCAGAAAGTCCCAACGGAATAGATAATTTTCGGTTTTGGGAACACCCTATAACAATGCCCGAAACAGACGATCCGGACGTTAATGTTTATGACATGCGCCTCACAGCTCACCAAGATGGCTGGATTTATGGAGTTTTCTGTACCGAACGGAAAGATCCTTCAGCTAAGCCGGGCGATTTATCATCAGCCGTTGCAGCGGCAGGTATAGCACGCACCAAAGACCTTAAAACATGGGTGCGCCTATCAGATTTGAAATCGAGAAGTCAGCAACGTAATGTTGTTTTACATCCCGAATTTGTGAATGGTAAATATGCGCTATATACACGTCCACAAGACGGATTTATCGATGCCGGAAGTGGAGGGGGAATTGGCTGGGGATTGGTCAATGATATTACAAAAGCCGAAGTTGAAGACGAAAAAATTATAAACTTTCGTCACTATCATACAATAAAGGAACTGAAGAACGGAGAAGGGCCGCATCCGATCAAAACATCGAAAGGATGGTTACACCTTGCTCATGGCGTACGAGCGTGTGCAGCGGGATTAAGGTATGTTTTATATCTCTATTTGACCGATCTGGAGCAGCCCGATAAGCTGATAGCTGAGCCTGCAGGACATTTATTGGCCCCTATAGGAGAGGAACGAGTTGGAGATGTGTCTAATGTTTTGTTTTCCAATGGATGGATTGCCGACGAGGATGGAACAGTATATCTTTATTATGCATCGAGTGATACACGAATGCATGTAGCGACATCGTCTATAGACAGGCTTTTGGATTACTGCCTCAATACAGTTCCCGATGGATACCGTTCTGCAAAGTCGGTACAAGAAGTAAATGCAATTATAGATAAAAATATAGAGGTATATAAATCTGGCATTTAA
- a CDS encoding MFS transporter, whose product MEKELKISLKEKIGYGFGDAASSMFWKLFGSYLMIFYTDVFGLEAALVGTMFLITRIWDSFFDPIVGIISDRTNTKYGKFRPYILYLAIPFGIIGVLTFSTPEWSNTAKLIYAYATYSLMMMIYSAINVPYASLLGVISSKPQDRNVLSTYRMTFAYIGSFIALLLFMPMANYFSEYSKDITDQQHGWMMAVVVIAIMCVALFLLCFWFTKERVKPISENKTPLKEDIKDLFHNKPWWILLGAGIAALIFNSIRDGAAVYYFKYYVVEDHYGTFDIFSIPFVLSGLYLAVGQAANIIGVILSAPISNRIGKKYTYLGAMIIATVFSLLFYWVDRSNLALIFTMQILISICAGSIFPLLWSMYADCADYSELKTGNRATGLIFSSSSMSQKLGWAIGSAITGWLLGYFGFQANQVQSAETIDGIKMFLSILPAIGTAMSVVFIYFYPLSEKKMAEITTALNTRRRSEEK is encoded by the coding sequence ATGGAAAAAGAATTAAAGATTTCGTTAAAAGAGAAAATCGGATACGGGTTTGGTGATGCGGCATCATCTATGTTCTGGAAACTGTTTGGATCATACCTGATGATATTCTATACAGATGTTTTTGGCCTCGAAGCAGCATTAGTCGGAACAATGTTCCTCATCACCCGCATCTGGGATTCCTTTTTCGATCCGATAGTAGGTATAATATCAGACCGAACGAATACGAAATACGGAAAATTTCGTCCATATATTTTATATTTGGCAATACCATTTGGCATTATCGGTGTATTAACATTCAGCACACCCGAATGGTCGAATACTGCAAAACTGATATATGCTTATGCTACATATTCGTTGATGATGATGATATATTCAGCCATCAACGTCCCTTATGCTTCGCTTTTAGGTGTAATAAGCTCCAAGCCTCAGGATCGCAATGTATTATCCACCTATCGTATGACATTTGCCTATATTGGCAGCTTCATTGCATTATTGCTATTTATGCCTATGGCAAACTACTTTAGCGAATATAGCAAAGATATTACAGACCAGCAACATGGCTGGATGATGGCTGTAGTGGTGATAGCTATTATGTGCGTGGCTCTGTTTCTTTTATGTTTCTGGTTCACTAAAGAACGTGTAAAACCAATCAGCGAAAACAAGACGCCCCTGAAGGAGGATATCAAGGATCTCTTTCACAACAAGCCTTGGTGGATATTGCTTGGAGCTGGTATTGCTGCGTTGATTTTCAATTCTATACGCGACGGGGCTGCAGTCTATTATTTCAAATACTATGTTGTAGAAGATCATTACGGAACGTTTGATATATTTAGTATTCCGTTTGTACTTAGTGGTTTATACCTTGCAGTGGGCCAGGCTGCCAATATAATTGGAGTTATCCTCTCTGCCCCTATTAGTAACCGCATAGGGAAGAAATATACATATCTGGGAGCAATGATCATAGCTACCGTATTTAGCCTCCTGTTTTATTGGGTCGACAGGAGCAACTTAGCCCTTATTTTTACGATGCAAATACTAATCAGTATATGTGCAGGAAGCATTTTCCCGTTGCTATGGTCTATGTACGCCGATTGTGCCGACTATTCGGAACTGAAAACAGGTAACAGGGCTACCGGACTGATATTTAGCTCTTCATCTATGAGCCAGAAGCTAGGGTGGGCTATTGGCAGCGCCATCACAGGCTGGCTGTTGGGGTATTTCGGTTTCCAGGCCAATCAGGTACAAAGCGCCGAAACGATAGATGGCATTAAAATGTTTTTAAGTATTCTGCCAGCTATCGGTACAGCTATGTCGGTAGTATTTATATACTTCTATCCATTATCGGAAAAGAAGATGGCTGAAATAACAACAGCATTGAACACACGCAGAAGAAGCGAAGAAAAATGA
- a CDS encoding AGE family epimerase/isomerase translates to MKSFKDELQNNILPFWIHKMTDNQNEGFFGQIDGENHLHPHANKGAVLNARILWTFSAAYRILGNTEYMTMAHRAFAYIKKYFIDHEYGGVYWELDYLGKPVNTKKQVYAQGFVIYGLSEYYRITRDDEALQLAQSLFYLLEKHKDKENGGYFEAFTREWQPIEDMRLSEKDANEKKSMNTHLHILEPYTNLLRVWNNVDLKEAHKAIIDIFINKIVDHRTYHQHLFFDEQWTVKSTPISYGHDIEAAWLLYEAAQDLNDEEAMQQVSVICLKIADAASEGLQSDGSMIYEKDNNHIDTDRHWWVQAEGVVGYMYAYKISQDEQYRQYAEKLWAYIQNNISDKTYGEWIWSRNAKGAINRKEDKAGFWKCPYHNSRMCLEMIENFNLI, encoded by the coding sequence ATGAAAAGTTTTAAGGACGAATTACAAAATAATATTCTGCCATTTTGGATACATAAGATGACTGACAATCAGAATGAAGGTTTTTTTGGTCAGATAGATGGAGAAAACCATCTGCATCCTCATGCCAACAAAGGAGCTGTACTCAATGCACGTATTTTATGGACATTCTCGGCGGCATACCGCATACTTGGTAATACAGAATATATGACAATGGCTCATCGTGCTTTTGCATATATCAAAAAATATTTTATCGATCATGAATACGGCGGTGTTTATTGGGAATTAGACTACTTGGGAAAACCTGTAAATACAAAGAAGCAAGTTTATGCACAAGGTTTCGTTATTTACGGACTATCCGAATATTATCGCATCACGCGAGATGATGAAGCATTGCAATTGGCACAATCTCTTTTCTACTTGCTCGAAAAACATAAAGACAAGGAGAATGGAGGATATTTTGAAGCTTTCACCCGCGAGTGGCAACCTATCGAAGATATGCGTTTGAGTGAGAAGGACGCCAATGAAAAAAAGTCTATGAATACCCATCTACATATACTCGAACCTTATACCAACCTGCTTCGTGTATGGAACAATGTAGATCTGAAAGAAGCGCATAAAGCAATTATCGATATATTTATCAACAAAATAGTAGATCACCGAACCTATCATCAACATCTTTTCTTTGATGAGCAGTGGACGGTCAAATCTACCCCCATATCTTACGGACATGACATAGAAGCTGCGTGGTTGTTGTATGAAGCTGCACAGGATTTGAATGATGAAGAAGCGATGCAACAAGTATCGGTGATCTGTCTCAAAATTGCTGACGCTGCATCTGAAGGACTACAATCTGATGGAAGCATGATATATGAAAAAGATAACAATCATATAGACACAGATCGCCATTGGTGGGTACAGGCCGAAGGTGTAGTGGGCTATATGTATGCCTATAAGATATCGCAAGATGAACAATATAGGCAATATGCTGAAAAATTGTGGGCATATATTCAAAACAATATATCAGACAAAACTTATGGTGAATGGATATGGAGCCGCAATGCTAAAGGTGCTATCAACAGGAAAGAAGACAAAGCCGGATTCTGGAAATGTCCCTATCATAATAGCCGGATGTGTTTAGAAATGATAGAGAATTTCAATTTAATATAA